Proteins encoded in a region of the Bradyrhizobium sp. CB3481 genome:
- a CDS encoding Lrp/AsnC family transcriptional regulator — protein sequence MAALDAIDRKILSHLQSDSRMTMQELADKVGLSVSPCHRRVKLLEQHGVITRYIATVDQKSLGLHVSVFISIKLARQKEEDLNRFAKAISKWDEVLECYLMTGNRDYLLRVVAADLSSYEAFLKNKLTRLDGIASIESSFALSQVKYSIALPV from the coding sequence ATGGCCGCCCTCGATGCCATCGACCGCAAGATCCTCAGCCACCTGCAGAGCGACAGTCGCATGACCATGCAGGAGCTCGCCGACAAGGTCGGCCTTTCGGTGTCGCCATGCCATCGCCGGGTGAAATTGCTGGAACAGCACGGCGTCATCACCCGCTATATCGCGACCGTCGACCAGAAATCGCTCGGGCTTCACGTCAGCGTGTTCATCTCGATCAAGCTGGCGCGGCAGAAGGAAGAGGACCTCAACCGGTTCGCCAAGGCGATCTCGAAATGGGACGAGGTGCTGGAGTGCTACCTGATGACCGGCAACCGCGATTACCTCTTGCGCGTCGTCGCCGCCGACCTCTCCTCCTATGAAGCGTTCCTGAAGAACAAGCTGACGCGGCTCGATGGTATTGCTTCCATCGAGTCGAGCTTTGCGCTGAGCCAGGTGAAGTATTCGATCGCGCTGCCGGTGTGA
- a CDS encoding DJ-1/PfpI family protein gives MTSRRLLWSALGAVALLLIIGGGWLWSLPPAPAVTPPPPIAQAERDATVAALKPPKRQRPLIAIIGINDGTETTDYLMPYGILRRADVADVMTLATKPGPVQLYPVLKVEPQATIAEFDAQHPDGADYVIVPAMIRDDDPAALQWIRNQSAKKAIIIGVCVGAKVVGDAGLLHGKRATTHWYSVKELRSKHPTMQYVEDRRFVVDDGVATTTGISASMPISLTLIEAIAGRDKARAVGRDIGVADWDARHESDAFRFTRPFALTAIGNTAAFWARERLGIELKDGVDEVSLALAADAWSRTFRSQAVTFAVTADARQSRGGLRIYPEEVAASWPAERLLASVGERKPAEALDETLRAMTARYGARTTDFVAMQMEYPRNRAAQ, from the coding sequence ATGACATCGCGACGCCTGTTGTGGAGCGCCCTTGGCGCTGTCGCACTTCTTCTCATTATCGGCGGCGGCTGGCTGTGGTCGCTGCCGCCTGCCCCAGCCGTCACACCGCCGCCGCCGATCGCACAGGCCGAGCGCGACGCGACGGTTGCGGCGTTGAAGCCGCCGAAGCGGCAGCGCCCGCTGATCGCCATCATCGGCATCAACGATGGCACCGAGACCACCGATTACCTGATGCCCTACGGCATCCTGCGGCGCGCCGATGTTGCCGATGTTATGACGCTGGCGACGAAGCCGGGCCCCGTGCAGCTCTATCCGGTGCTCAAGGTCGAGCCGCAGGCGACCATCGCTGAGTTCGATGCGCAGCACCCTGATGGTGCCGACTATGTCATCGTGCCCGCGATGATCCGCGACGACGATCCGGCGGCGCTGCAATGGATCAGGAATCAATCGGCCAAGAAGGCCATCATCATCGGCGTCTGCGTCGGCGCCAAGGTGGTCGGCGATGCCGGGCTGCTGCACGGCAAGCGCGCGACCACGCACTGGTATTCGGTCAAGGAATTGCGCAGCAAGCATCCGACCATGCAATACGTTGAGGACCGGCGGTTCGTCGTCGACGACGGCGTGGCGACCACCACCGGCATCTCCGCCTCGATGCCGATCTCGCTGACGTTGATCGAGGCGATCGCCGGCCGCGACAAGGCGCGCGCGGTGGGACGCGATATCGGCGTCGCCGACTGGGATGCGCGGCATGAAAGCGACGCGTTCCGCTTCACGCGCCCGTTTGCGCTGACCGCAATCGGCAACACCGCCGCGTTCTGGGCGCGCGAACGGCTCGGCATCGAGCTCAAGGACGGTGTCGACGAAGTGTCGCTGGCGCTCGCCGCCGATGCGTGGTCGCGGACCTTTCGCTCCCAGGCGGTGACGTTCGCCGTCACCGCCGATGCCCGGCAGAGCCGGGGCGGTCTCCGCATCTATCCCGAAGAGGTCGCCGCGAGCTGGCCGGCGGAACGGCTGCTGGCTTCAGTCGGGGAGCGCAAGCCGGCGGAAGCGCTGGACGAGACCTTGCGCGCCATGACGGCGCGTTACGGTGCGCGCACGACGGATTTTGTCGCGATGCAGATGGAGTATCCGAGAAATCGTGCAGCGCAGTGA